From the Maioricimonas rarisocia genome, one window contains:
- a CDS encoding FAD-dependent oxidoreductase, producing MNRIGITAATILTTIVAFTLAAVRAEEAQQDSSVRPASRGPVLANSSDQVDEQLAVDLLVVGGNESAVAAAVQAARLGVRSIALVNDIDWFGGQFTAEGLGAVDEWTIYEGRREPFPRTGMFLEIMDAIEADMQRKYGLKRPGNSWTAWTTCEPRDTETLFRKLIAPYLEEQGGPIRLFSHYEPEGVIGDAANLKGVVFSGRDGTSSERKRLRVDAALTIDASDWGDVIRLSGAEYMAGPDLKHQFNEPSAPESFDDVGRNEMNPITGCMVLRETDTETVIDPPEHYDPRTYYGAVLETKDEFAGVDWPRGVMKPHSSVWVDSDVPSGPYGAGRSVYTHRRLVDRRHNNLPEGTECLLVNWPLQDYPLYNFPQHVVDALEATEEGASQKNIVEMTPDQRRIVFDDSREHALGLLHFLQTVVADRQPDEAVTFRSMRPTDEFGTPNGMPLKPYIREGLRLSALYVLREQDVRDRDGIQSWASAMPTDAVFGYQFNIDFHPTKRIFLGEDNSGPWAHIHTKYRHWGTHTDRAGFPLRSLVPREHQGLIGAGKNLGYSSIVSSAVRLHGHGMLVGQAAATVAAVAIENDTTPRELARTPHLVREVQQRLVSPPVDPWTQAQPPGVLLWPYHDVPPDAPWFAAANHLAIAGILPGVSGRQDFEPERLVTRREVARGVVRSLLAAGELADRRFTDFEYTEDLKANRPVFEDVGGFDPDFAAIESLVKWGLVTKQEDDAYYHPDQTADQAFLGSLLSSFEMDAEPGDDNGETAVSRAELAVALYRLVGEKGLTPPANERLLTTGNDADGDGKKDLDDPLPLDRDNDNIPDRFDADPDGDGLADRIRNLSIGPIQAFNFTGRPAIIAPGYVNDHGEEFSEERGYGWTEDIQSNHRRRGKNADPVLDSFLFTRETATWECLVEDGTYRVTACIGDSGFVQEGQVVTIEGVPLARNQTTAINEFFEKSVVVEVKDGRLTVDIGSPRKGVNTCLNRLRFSRIE from the coding sequence ATGAATCGCATTGGTATTACTGCTGCCACGATCTTGACGACGATCGTCGCGTTCACGCTCGCGGCAGTCCGGGCGGAGGAGGCGCAGCAGGACTCATCGGTCCGGCCGGCCTCTCGCGGTCCGGTCCTGGCGAACTCTTCCGATCAGGTCGATGAGCAGCTCGCCGTCGATCTGCTGGTGGTCGGCGGTAACGAGTCGGCGGTCGCAGCGGCCGTGCAGGCGGCGCGGTTGGGTGTCCGCTCCATTGCCCTGGTCAACGACATCGACTGGTTCGGCGGTCAGTTCACGGCAGAGGGACTCGGGGCCGTCGACGAGTGGACGATCTACGAAGGGCGGCGGGAACCGTTTCCCCGTACGGGAATGTTCCTCGAGATCATGGACGCCATCGAAGCGGACATGCAGCGGAAGTACGGCCTGAAGCGTCCCGGCAACTCGTGGACGGCATGGACAACCTGTGAGCCACGCGACACCGAAACACTGTTTCGGAAGCTGATCGCCCCCTATCTGGAAGAGCAGGGGGGACCGATCCGGCTGTTCTCCCATTACGAGCCGGAGGGAGTAATCGGTGACGCTGCAAACCTGAAGGGAGTCGTGTTCTCGGGGCGCGACGGCACTTCGTCGGAACGGAAACGGCTGCGCGTGGATGCCGCGCTGACGATTGATGCTTCCGACTGGGGAGATGTCATCCGCCTGAGCGGTGCGGAGTACATGGCCGGACCGGACCTGAAGCACCAGTTCAACGAGCCGAGTGCCCCGGAGTCATTCGACGATGTTGGCCGGAACGAGATGAACCCGATCACCGGCTGCATGGTCCTGCGGGAGACGGACACCGAGACCGTCATCGATCCACCGGAGCATTACGACCCGCGGACGTACTACGGAGCCGTGCTGGAGACGAAAGACGAGTTTGCCGGGGTCGACTGGCCCCGCGGCGTGATGAAACCGCACTCGTCGGTGTGGGTCGACAGCGACGTTCCGAGCGGGCCGTACGGAGCGGGGCGGAGCGTCTACACGCACAGGCGGCTGGTCGATCGCCGGCACAACAACCTCCCTGAGGGAACCGAGTGTCTGCTGGTCAACTGGCCGCTGCAGGATTACCCGCTCTACAACTTTCCTCAGCACGTTGTCGATGCTCTGGAGGCGACGGAGGAGGGGGCGTCGCAGAAGAACATCGTCGAGATGACGCCAGACCAGCGGCGGATCGTGTTTGACGATTCACGCGAACATGCTCTGGGGCTGCTGCACTTTCTGCAGACAGTGGTCGCGGACAGGCAGCCGGACGAGGCGGTGACGTTCCGCTCGATGCGTCCCACGGACGAGTTCGGCACGCCGAATGGAATGCCGCTCAAGCCGTACATTCGGGAAGGTCTGCGGCTGAGTGCCCTCTACGTTCTGCGGGAGCAGGACGTGCGCGACCGGGACGGAATCCAGTCCTGGGCGTCCGCGATGCCGACCGACGCTGTCTTCGGCTACCAGTTCAACATCGACTTTCATCCGACGAAGCGGATCTTCCTGGGCGAGGACAACAGCGGTCCGTGGGCCCACATTCACACGAAATACCGGCACTGGGGGACGCACACGGACCGGGCCGGTTTTCCGTTGCGAAGCCTTGTGCCGCGCGAGCATCAGGGACTGATCGGGGCGGGCAAGAACCTCGGCTATTCGAGCATCGTCTCGTCCGCGGTCCGGCTTCACGGCCACGGCATGCTGGTGGGGCAGGCTGCGGCAACCGTGGCGGCTGTGGCAATCGAGAACGACACGACACCACGTGAGCTCGCGCGGACGCCCCACCTGGTTCGCGAAGTCCAGCAACGACTGGTGTCGCCTCCGGTCGATCCGTGGACGCAGGCGCAACCGCCGGGAGTACTGCTCTGGCCGTATCACGACGTTCCGCCGGATGCTCCCTGGTTCGCAGCCGCCAATCATCTGGCGATCGCGGGAATCTTACCGGGCGTTTCCGGCCGGCAGGACTTCGAACCGGAGCGGCTCGTCACCCGGCGTGAAGTCGCTCGAGGAGTGGTGCGATCGCTGCTGGCAGCCGGGGAACTCGCCGACCGCAGATTCACCGATTTCGAGTACACCGAAGACCTCAAGGCAAACCGTCCGGTTTTCGAGGACGTGGGAGGATTCGATCCGGATTTCGCGGCGATCGAATCACTCGTGAAATGGGGGCTGGTCACAAAGCAGGAGGACGACGCCTACTATCATCCCGATCAGACGGCCGACCAGGCGTTCCTCGGCAGCCTTCTCAGCTCGTTCGAGATGGATGCGGAGCCTGGCGACGACAACGGAGAGACAGCCGTGTCCCGCGCCGAACTGGCGGTGGCGCTCTACCGGCTGGTCGGCGAGAAGGGGCTGACACCGCCAGCGAACGAACGTTTGCTGACCACTGGAAACGACGCGGACGGAGATGGCAAGAAGGACCTGGACGATCCTTTGCCGCTCGATCGGGACAATGACAACATTCCGGACCGGTTCGATGCCGATCCTGATGGAGACGGGCTCGCCGACCGCATCCGGAACCTGTCGATCGGCCCGATCCAGGCCTTTAACTTCACGGGACGTCCGGCGATCATTGCCCCGGGTTACGTGAACGACCACGGCGAGGAATTCTCGGAAGAGCGGGGCTACGGCTGGACCGAAGACATTCAGTCGAATCACCGCCGTCGCGGAAAGAACGCCGATCCCGTGCTCGATTCGTTCCTGTTTACCCGCGAAACGGCGACGTGGGAATGTCTCGTCGAGGACGGCACGTACCGGGTCACCGCCTGTATTGGCGATTCGGGGTTTGTTCAGGAAGGGCAGGTCGTCACGATAGAAGGTGTGCCGCTGGCGCGGAACCAGACGACCGCGATCAACGAGTTCTTCGAAAAGAGTGTCGTCGTCGAGGTAAAAGACGGACGGCTGACGGTCGACATCGGTTCTCCCCGCAAGGGCGTGAACACCTGCCTGAACCGCCTGCGGTTTTCGCGAATCGAGTAG
- a CDS encoding sulfatase family protein encodes MPVTDRRPSDAVAVPLEQSDAPHKRSLLALLLIAIVLTLALAGRSLAAQTDRPNIVVILADDMGYGDVRALNPDSAIPTPHLDRLPSEGMTFTDAHTPSAVCTPTRYGLVTGRYCWRTRLKRGVLNGYGEPLIDQDRVTVADFLAEQGYTTGIVGKWHLGLGFAKKDDGSFDFSQPVDDGPHTHGFEFSHVIPASLDFPPYLFIRNGKPTEFPSLTQQAQKFPAFLRKGERSRDFVMEDVLDDLQAEAAGFIKRQAKQEQPFFLYFPLTAPHKPVLPHPRFRGTTDLGPYGDFVTQVDATVGGVLDAIDEADVADNTLVLYTSDNGSFMYRYDDARKDHVDDESIQGYRAEHHRANGPLRGTKADIWEAGHRVPFFVRWPGQVEAGSRSDTTVCLTDVFMTLAQVIGAADEVPKSAAPDSYSFAAVLKGQTLERKRPPVVHHSVAGMFAVRDGRWKLVLGNGSGGRQRPKGKPFEKPYALFDLESDLGEQTNVIEQNPEVAKRLEEACQDLIDNEPRR; translated from the coding sequence ATGCCCGTCACTGACCGTCGACCTTCGGACGCCGTCGCCGTGCCGCTGGAACAATCTGATGCCCCCCACAAACGCTCGTTGCTGGCACTGCTGCTGATTGCGATCGTTCTTACGCTCGCCCTGGCAGGTCGGAGTCTCGCTGCACAGACGGACCGTCCCAACATCGTTGTGATTCTGGCGGACGACATGGGATACGGGGATGTCCGGGCGCTCAACCCCGACTCTGCCATCCCGACACCACATCTCGACCGGCTGCCCTCTGAGGGTATGACGTTCACCGATGCGCATACGCCGTCGGCGGTCTGCACACCCACGCGCTACGGTCTGGTGACCGGTCGCTACTGCTGGCGGACGCGCCTGAAGCGGGGCGTACTGAACGGCTACGGCGAGCCGCTGATCGACCAGGATCGGGTGACGGTCGCAGACTTCCTGGCAGAACAGGGTTACACGACAGGTATCGTTGGCAAATGGCACCTCGGGCTCGGGTTCGCGAAAAAGGACGATGGCAGTTTCGACTTTTCACAGCCGGTCGACGACGGGCCGCATACGCACGGGTTCGAGTTCTCCCACGTGATCCCGGCGTCGCTCGACTTCCCGCCCTATCTGTTTATCCGCAACGGCAAACCAACCGAGTTTCCGTCTCTGACGCAGCAGGCCCAGAAGTTCCCGGCCTTCCTGCGTAAGGGAGAACGTTCGCGCGATTTCGTGATGGAAGATGTTCTGGATGATCTTCAGGCAGAAGCAGCCGGATTCATCAAGCGGCAAGCGAAGCAGGAGCAGCCGTTCTTCCTCTACTTCCCGTTGACGGCACCGCACAAACCGGTACTGCCGCATCCGCGGTTTCGCGGCACGACCGACCTGGGGCCCTACGGTGACTTTGTGACCCAGGTGGATGCAACTGTGGGAGGCGTGCTGGATGCGATCGATGAGGCAGATGTCGCGGACAATACGCTCGTCCTGTACACGAGCGACAACGGTTCGTTCATGTACCGCTACGACGACGCTCGCAAAGACCACGTGGATGATGAGTCGATTCAGGGGTACCGGGCCGAGCATCACCGGGCGAACGGTCCGCTGCGGGGCACAAAGGCGGACATCTGGGAGGCGGGACACCGGGTGCCCTTCTTTGTCCGCTGGCCGGGACAGGTCGAGGCGGGCAGCCGCAGTGACACCACGGTCTGTCTGACCGACGTCTTCATGACACTCGCTCAGGTGATCGGGGCGGCCGACGAAGTGCCGAAGAGTGCCGCACCGGACAGCTACAGCTTCGCCGCCGTGCTGAAGGGGCAGACGCTGGAACGGAAGCGGCCGCCTGTTGTGCATCATTCCGTCGCAGGCATGTTCGCGGTACGCGATGGCCGCTGGAAGCTGGTGCTCGGAAACGGTTCGGGCGGTCGTCAGCGGCCGAAGGGAAAGCCGTTCGAGAAACCGTACGCGTTGTTCGATCTCGAGTCCGACCTGGGCGAACAGACGAACGTGATCGAGCAGAATCCCGAAGTGGCGAAGCGTCTGGAAGAGGCATGTCAGGATCTGATTGATAATGAACCCCGGCGATAG
- the nrfH gene encoding cytochrome c nitrite reductase small subunit has product MSPPQDPPHADAVSADAVPTDRRSWTWGSITWIVIGVMVGVMCGLGTFTFGYGQGASYLSNDPNSCANCHVMQNHLNDWQKSSHRHVAVCNDCHLPHDPIGKWVVKGDNGFFHSLAFTFENFHEPIQIKPRNRRVTQYACMHCHQDFIHQTLPSDSEVEMLACIHCHRDVGHAGR; this is encoded by the coding sequence ATGTCCCCACCGCAGGATCCACCCCACGCCGATGCCGTTTCTGCCGACGCCGTTCCCACCGATCGAAGGTCCTGGACGTGGGGCAGCATCACGTGGATTGTTATCGGAGTCATGGTCGGTGTGATGTGCGGGCTGGGGACGTTCACCTTCGGCTACGGCCAGGGCGCGAGTTACCTCAGCAACGATCCCAACTCGTGTGCCAACTGCCACGTGATGCAGAACCATCTGAACGACTGGCAGAAGTCGAGTCATCGCCACGTCGCGGTCTGCAACGACTGCCACCTGCCGCACGATCCGATCGGCAAATGGGTCGTCAAGGGCGACAACGGCTTCTTCCATTCGCTGGCATTCACGTTCGAGAACTTCCACGAGCCGATCCAGATCAAGCCCCGCAACCGCCGGGTGACCCAGTACGCCTGCATGCACTGTCACCAGGACTTCATTCATCAGACGCTTCCCTCCGACAGCGAGGTCGAGATGCTCGCGTGCATCCACTGTCACCGGGATGTCGGACATGCGGGCCGATAA
- a CDS encoding ammonia-forming cytochrome c nitrite reductase subunit c552: MLLAAVVFGTAVITVGVAALLVSIFERKQEARRPFVRLVEVDEVTTDPAVWGVNWPDQFDSYQRSVDTEETEHGGSSALPESKLEQSPWLKRLYAGYAFSLDYREARGHAYMLHDQEVTERVTKRTQSGACLHCHASIIPTYRRIGLEAMEQDASSEALAAGFNWPAVMEGFRIASTMEYDAAHAELLKTPDGSPENQVASSDGDPHVGGAHPVSCVDCHDPDSMRVRVTRPGFINGIAALAESDDPIPHLPSVGRWREGDREQPYNPNQHASRQEMRTFVCAQCHVEYYCASKETLFFPWENGLKAEQIEETFDNHVFPDGTPFFDYRHGETGAAVYKVQHPEFELWSQGIHARAGVSCADCHMPYERRGAMKVSSHWVRSPMLSINRSCQVCHNVPEEELKGRVEAIQARTNSLLTRAAGAMTDMLDAIRAAQAAGATDEQLQPIFELQKKGMWRLDFISSENSKGFHADQEAARILGESIDYCRQAQAQALQLRAPDAPASDRPAEPVRGVTPAGKPAEE; encoded by the coding sequence ATGCTGCTGGCCGCGGTCGTCTTCGGTACGGCGGTCATCACAGTGGGAGTGGCGGCCCTGCTCGTCAGCATCTTCGAACGCAAGCAGGAAGCCCGCCGTCCGTTCGTCCGACTCGTCGAGGTGGACGAAGTGACCACCGACCCCGCCGTCTGGGGAGTCAACTGGCCCGATCAGTTCGACTCCTACCAGCGCTCGGTCGATACCGAGGAGACCGAGCACGGCGGCTCGAGCGCACTGCCCGAGAGCAAGCTCGAACAGAGCCCGTGGCTGAAGCGGCTCTACGCCGGGTATGCGTTCAGTCTCGACTACCGCGAGGCTCGCGGCCACGCCTACATGCTGCACGATCAGGAAGTGACCGAGCGCGTCACCAAACGAACCCAGAGCGGCGCCTGCCTGCACTGTCATGCGTCGATCATTCCGACCTATCGCCGCATCGGCCTCGAGGCCATGGAACAGGACGCGAGCTCCGAAGCGCTGGCCGCAGGCTTCAACTGGCCCGCCGTCATGGAAGGATTCCGCATCGCCAGCACGATGGAGTACGACGCCGCCCATGCCGAGCTGCTCAAAACACCCGATGGCAGCCCGGAGAATCAGGTCGCCAGTTCGGACGGAGACCCGCATGTCGGCGGCGCACACCCGGTCAGCTGTGTCGACTGCCACGATCCCGACAGCATGCGCGTCCGCGTGACCCGCCCTGGCTTCATCAACGGCATTGCCGCACTGGCCGAAAGCGACGATCCGATCCCCCACCTGCCCAGCGTTGGCCGCTGGCGCGAAGGCGATCGCGAGCAGCCGTACAATCCCAATCAGCACGCCAGTCGCCAGGAGATGCGGACCTTCGTCTGTGCCCAGTGTCACGTCGAATACTACTGTGCCAGCAAGGAGACGCTCTTCTTCCCGTGGGAAAACGGACTCAAAGCCGAGCAGATCGAGGAGACGTTCGATAACCACGTCTTCCCCGACGGCACCCCGTTCTTCGACTACAGGCATGGTGAGACCGGAGCGGCAGTCTATAAGGTCCAGCATCCCGAGTTTGAACTCTGGAGCCAGGGGATCCACGCGCGGGCCGGCGTCAGTTGTGCCGACTGTCACATGCCGTACGAACGCCGCGGCGCGATGAAGGTGAGCAGCCACTGGGTCCGCAGTCCGATGCTCAGTATCAACCGTTCGTGTCAGGTCTGTCACAACGTGCCCGAAGAGGAACTCAAGGGGCGTGTCGAAGCGATCCAGGCCCGCACGAACTCGCTGCTGACCCGGGCGGCCGGCGCGATGACCGACATGCTGGATGCGATTCGGGCGGCTCAGGCAGCCGGGGCGACGGACGAGCAGCTGCAGCCGATCTTCGAACTGCAGAAGAAGGGAATGTGGCGACTCGACTTCATCAGCAGCGAGAACTCGAAGGGCTTCCATGCCGACCAGGAAGCAGCCCGCATTCTTGGTGAATCGATCGACTACTGCCGCCAGGCCCAGGCTCAGGCCCTGCAGCTTCGGGCGCCGGACGCCCCCGCGTCCGATCGCCCGGCCGAACCGGTCCGGGGGGTGACTCCCGCTGGGAAACCGGCGGAGGAATAA
- a CDS encoding ArnT family glycosyltransferase, whose translation MRDSDSLEVPQVAAAATTDEGLNRFVRFALAAVVVVHVGLLVYGASIHGPGWDEVGHIPAGLSHWHTGRFDLYRVNPPLIRMVATAPLIFRDVGVEWRWNPPYEFDRPEWDLGRDMIEANGPGYMTLLRAARLACLPFALLALWIIWRWSRELFGEAGGMLSVTVWAFSPLVLTNAQLMTPDAGAAALGLAACYAFRRWLLRRTLGRAFLAGVVLGLVELTKFTWVILVAVWPLQWLLHRWIVRPSVPWRTDAGHLAIIMLVALYVINTGYGFEGTLKPLGDYQFYSDALAGERDGEDRFEAPGNRFAQTPLAAIPVPLPVNVLLGIDRQKLDFEFDFPSYLRGEWRRKGWWYYYSYGLLVKEPVGFLLLGLLAAGSVLTLGITRNGLAEAVALLTAPLALFVFVSLQTGFNHHLRYVLPSVAFVAVAIGVCCARPQRHPRLAAAGWVLAAAGVLASLAEFPHTHSFFNMLAGGPLNGHRHLLNSNIDWGQDILLLEKWARENPDRPLDGVVHTLPDVLNSRALVDLPKEGIPRLLTGTGPLPDDGGPAPGRYAIGVIPLYREDSEYAWLRELEPVEMVARTIRIYEVSREEANRIREQAGLPLLEEPTDHREADLRPNATP comes from the coding sequence ATGCGCGATTCAGACTCTCTGGAAGTTCCGCAGGTGGCAGCCGCTGCAACCACCGACGAAGGTCTGAACCGGTTCGTCCGCTTCGCGCTGGCCGCCGTTGTCGTCGTGCATGTGGGGCTGCTCGTCTACGGTGCTTCCATCCACGGTCCCGGCTGGGATGAAGTCGGCCACATTCCGGCCGGGCTCTCGCACTGGCATACGGGGCGGTTCGACCTGTACCGCGTCAATCCGCCGCTGATCCGGATGGTGGCGACGGCCCCACTGATCTTTCGGGACGTGGGCGTCGAATGGAGGTGGAATCCTCCGTATGAGTTCGACCGTCCCGAGTGGGACCTCGGCCGCGATATGATTGAAGCGAACGGTCCGGGGTATATGACACTGCTGAGGGCGGCGCGGCTGGCCTGCCTGCCGTTTGCGCTGCTGGCGCTGTGGATCATCTGGCGGTGGTCGCGGGAGTTGTTCGGCGAGGCGGGGGGAATGCTGTCGGTCACGGTGTGGGCCTTTTCGCCCCTGGTGCTGACCAACGCACAATTGATGACGCCCGATGCCGGTGCGGCAGCACTGGGGCTGGCGGCGTGCTACGCCTTCCGTCGATGGCTGCTGAGGCGCACGTTGGGACGGGCGTTTCTTGCCGGCGTGGTACTTGGTCTGGTGGAACTGACGAAGTTCACCTGGGTGATCCTGGTGGCGGTCTGGCCTTTGCAGTGGCTGCTGCATCGCTGGATCGTCCGGCCGTCTGTGCCGTGGCGGACCGACGCCGGTCACCTGGCGATCATCATGCTGGTCGCCCTGTATGTGATCAACACGGGTTACGGATTCGAGGGGACGCTGAAGCCGCTGGGGGACTACCAGTTCTATAGCGATGCCCTCGCGGGCGAACGGGACGGTGAAGACCGGTTTGAAGCCCCCGGCAACCGCTTTGCGCAGACGCCGCTGGCTGCGATCCCCGTTCCGTTGCCGGTTAACGTCCTGCTGGGGATCGATCGGCAGAAGCTGGACTTCGAGTTTGACTTCCCGTCGTACCTGCGGGGCGAATGGCGGCGGAAGGGGTGGTGGTACTATTACTCTTACGGTTTGCTGGTGAAGGAGCCGGTCGGCTTTCTGCTGCTGGGGCTGCTGGCGGCCGGAAGCGTGCTGACGCTGGGGATCACGCGCAACGGCCTGGCCGAGGCGGTGGCCCTGCTGACGGCGCCGCTGGCACTGTTCGTCTTCGTCAGCTTGCAGACCGGATTCAATCACCACCTGCGGTATGTGCTGCCGTCAGTCGCATTTGTGGCGGTCGCGATCGGAGTCTGTTGTGCCCGGCCGCAGCGTCACCCGCGTCTGGCTGCTGCCGGCTGGGTGCTTGCAGCCGCAGGCGTGCTGGCCAGCCTGGCGGAATTCCCACATACGCATTCGTTCTTCAACATGCTGGCGGGCGGCCCGCTGAATGGCCACCGACATCTTCTCAACAGCAATATCGACTGGGGGCAGGACATTCTGCTGCTGGAGAAATGGGCCCGCGAGAACCCGGACCGGCCGCTCGACGGCGTCGTTCATACGCTCCCGGACGTCCTGAACTCACGGGCGCTGGTGGACCTGCCGAAAGAAGGGATTCCGCGGCTGCTGACCGGGACTGGTCCGCTTCCGGACGATGGAGGGCCGGCCCCCGGTCGGTATGCGATCGGCGTGATTCCGCTGTACCGGGAGGACTCTGAGTACGCATGGCTGCGGGAGCTGGAGCCGGTCGAAATGGTCGCGCGGACGATCCGGATCTATGAGGTGTCACGGGAGGAGGCGAACCGAATCCGTGAGCAGGCGGGCCTGCCCCTGCTGGAGGAGCCGACCGATCATCGCGAAGCAGACCTGCGCCCGAACGCCACGCCATGA
- a CDS encoding glycosyltransferase, with protein MLRLGCAWYCAMLLWMSGTQHVANKYVFFGTILDYQLIPTSLASITAAVLPWLHLMLAAVLIAPGIRSKTPFTAAAMLGAVFLTVQSTVLLRGIPVDCGCFGAMAEQPVGIASLALASSLAGVGVLGAVLTVPSLQDPSLDDALSHVDGVSEMIDADLEAVSVQATTASCRSTSPGISIIMPVYNELTTIDEVVTRVRQVADDCGWDWELLIVDDGSSDGTAERIKQLADLPGVRVLMHPANRGKGAAIRTALEVADRELTVIQDADLEYDPQQIDALIRAMDSRQVDVVYGSRVLGAKTGIATSRRNIYSAGVSVLNLAVRLLYGWRVTDEATCYKLFRTADLRRMQLTCEGFEFCPEVTAKAARLGLSIVEIPISYYPRSTDEGKKIRFKDAVCAIQTLWKFRRWQPLQPPTKV; from the coding sequence ATGTTGCGTCTCGGATGTGCCTGGTATTGCGCGATGCTGCTGTGGATGTCTGGAACGCAACACGTCGCGAACAAGTACGTTTTCTTCGGAACGATCCTCGACTACCAGCTGATCCCCACTTCGCTCGCGAGCATTACAGCGGCAGTACTTCCGTGGCTGCACCTGATGCTGGCGGCGGTTCTGATCGCACCGGGGATCCGGTCGAAGACTCCTTTTACCGCTGCCGCGATGCTCGGCGCGGTCTTCCTGACAGTGCAGTCAACGGTGTTGCTTCGGGGGATTCCGGTCGACTGCGGCTGCTTCGGCGCGATGGCGGAGCAACCGGTTGGCATCGCGTCACTCGCACTCGCGAGCAGCCTGGCGGGTGTGGGAGTTCTGGGGGCAGTGCTCACGGTGCCCTCCCTTCAGGATCCATCGCTCGATGACGCTCTCTCCCATGTCGACGGGGTGTCCGAGATGATCGATGCCGATCTGGAAGCGGTGTCCGTTCAGGCGACGACGGCCTCCTGCCGATCAACGTCGCCCGGCATCTCCATCATCATGCCGGTCTACAACGAGCTCACCACGATCGACGAGGTCGTCACACGGGTCCGCCAGGTTGCCGATGACTGCGGGTGGGACTGGGAACTGCTCATTGTCGACGACGGCTCGTCTGATGGGACGGCCGAGCGAATTAAGCAACTTGCCGATCTGCCGGGTGTGCGCGTCCTGATGCACCCGGCGAACCGCGGCAAAGGGGCGGCGATCCGCACGGCACTGGAAGTCGCCGACCGCGAGCTGACCGTGATTCAGGATGCCGACCTCGAATACGACCCGCAGCAGATTGACGCTTTGATTCGTGCCATGGACAGCCGGCAGGTGGATGTCGTGTACGGCTCGCGCGTTCTCGGAGCGAAAACCGGCATCGCCACCTCACGCAGGAACATCTATTCCGCGGGAGTCTCGGTGCTCAACCTGGCGGTGCGGCTGCTGTACGGCTGGCGGGTGACGGACGAGGCCACCTGTTACAAGCTGTTTCGAACCGCTGACCTGCGCCGCATGCAGCTGACGTGCGAGGGGTTCGAGTTCTGTCCGGAGGTGACGGCCAAGGCGGCCCGGCTGGGGCTGTCGATCGTTGAGATCCCGATCAGCTACTACCCGCGTTCGACCGACGAAGGCAAGAAGATCCGATTCAAGGATGCCGTATGCGCGATTCAGACTCTCTGGAAGTTCCGCAGGTGGCAGCCGCTGCAACCACCGACGAAGGTCTGA
- a CDS encoding rhodanese-like domain-containing protein yields the protein MAWSQDHYCGVYSAYTVLDHFSQRVPFESLLEPEYVSSYRGSTADEIVRALEDHGVAAKSFNGLSVFDLKTASAPVILHVRGSQGRREYEHWVVYLGERDGEAVVLDPSRGRTSMSFARLLALWDSVGIATSDSSLELGLWETVGTGKRWGMLLLVGCLCFPIVRMLDRWTPRAAVGGLQSTFRAGGLLMALSATAVGMDLLDPVGLLRSSEARGSIASVRAPGELPVISVEEAIELHGAFRETSNLVWIDARFARDYGYGHIPGAYSLPIDATFAEEDELVQRLPRHAKLIVYCQSEGCAFAHAVAERLRGHGFDDIRLFAGGYYEWQKAGAPVEPPRAKKGSEDAANSLASIPLEEEAG from the coding sequence GTGGCCTGGTCACAGGACCATTATTGCGGAGTCTATTCTGCCTACACCGTACTGGATCACTTCTCGCAGCGCGTTCCGTTCGAATCGCTGCTCGAACCGGAGTACGTCTCCAGCTATCGCGGCAGCACCGCTGATGAGATCGTCCGTGCACTTGAGGATCATGGCGTTGCCGCGAAGAGTTTCAACGGGCTGAGCGTTTTCGATCTCAAGACGGCATCAGCCCCTGTAATCCTTCACGTTCGCGGCAGCCAGGGACGACGTGAGTACGAACATTGGGTCGTCTACCTGGGAGAACGTGACGGCGAAGCGGTGGTTCTCGATCCGTCGCGGGGGCGGACGTCCATGAGCTTCGCCCGGCTGCTGGCGTTGTGGGACAGTGTCGGCATCGCCACGTCCGATTCGTCGCTGGAGCTGGGCCTGTGGGAGACGGTCGGGACCGGCAAGCGGTGGGGAATGCTCTTGCTCGTCGGATGCCTCTGTTTCCCGATCGTGCGGATGCTGGATCGATGGACTCCCAGGGCAGCCGTTGGTGGGCTGCAATCCACGTTCCGCGCGGGCGGTCTGCTGATGGCGCTTTCCGCCACTGCTGTCGGAATGGACCTGCTCGATCCCGTCGGCCTGCTTCGCAGCAGTGAGGCACGCGGTTCCATCGCGAGCGTGCGGGCACCCGGTGAGCTCCCTGTTATCAGCGTCGAAGAGGCAATCGAGCTTCACGGGGCATTCCGGGAGACTTCAAACCTTGTCTGGATCGACGCCAGATTTGCCCGCGACTACGGGTACGGCCACATTCCGGGCGCATACAGTCTGCCGATCGATGCGACTTTTGCGGAGGAAGACGAACTGGTCCAGAGGTTGCCGCGGCACGCGAAACTGATCGTCTATTGCCAGAGTGAGGGGTGCGCCTTCGCTCACGCGGTCGCGGAGCGACTACGTGGACACGGCTTCGACGACATCAGGCTCTTTGCGGGCGGCTACTACGAATGGCAGAAGGCGGGTGCACCGGTCGAACCACCTCGCGCTAAGAAGGGCAGCGAGGACGCTGCAAACTCTCTGGCGAGCATTCCCCTGGAAGAGGAGGCGGGCTGA